Genomic window (Alligator mississippiensis isolate rAllMis1 chromosome 7, rAllMis1, whole genome shotgun sequence):
GCAAGTCTTTTTATGGGAAATCTAGGATTGGACCAAATGTACAGCTGGGGGAGATGTTAGATTtgctttcaggcatcaagtgcccttcctcacaCCACTTCATGCTTCAAATGTGGTTCAAAACTTCTCCAGCCTATACAGTAGGCTTCATATAAAGGCACTTGGGGTGGGGAGTCCTGCCTCTAAGAGATTGATACCAAATCCTGACAATATCAGAGAGTGATCAGGGAGTGATTCACAGTGTGTTTGGTTCAATAAAAATCACTGAAGTTGTGGATACAAAAGATAATGTTTCCACAGAGTCCAGCAATTTATACTCTTTCAAACTGGAAAATAAAGGAGCCAAAAAAGTTAAAGGAACCGAACATTCTCCTTcccaaaagagaaagagaggaaaggcaAACAGGAAAGATGAATACATTTGCTTTGTCAAAGCAGTCAGAGAAATGTATTTCAGAGTCAAATGTCTGCCACCAGAAATTTCCAGCCCATGCCCATCAAGTTATTCCCATTGGTTGACATGAATAGGAGTGGAAAACCAGGGCGGCTTGCTTTCAGAGTTGTGTCCGTCTCAGTAATCCACCCTCTTTCTGGCTCCTTCCCACCCTGACACTGCATATTTCTTTTTGTTGGCTTCCCAATGGACCAGCTTCAAGACAAGTGGGCCTGGTTAAACTCCCACCTACAAGACAAAAACAAGAAATGGATCCCCCTAGACCAGTGCTCTAATGATTTGGCTATCAGGATGCTGGGTGGCAAAACCTTCCTCCTCCaataccatttttttcttttcttgatgaCAGCTTGTCTCCAAGTACACTGTCAGCAAATGCTATATAGAGATGTGTGTACCTGGATTCTCCCATCTTTCCTGAAAGGAGAAATAGAATCTCAAATCTGCATGAATGCCAATAGGCCACTCATGAAGCTACATTTAGACATGTAAGCAATTCTAGGATGAGTGAAGTTGAAATGTAATTTGGTTCTCAGACTTAGAATTTGGTGGTCACTTATCCTTTAAGAGGCAGCTCTGTCAGAAAATGTGTTTGGAAGTTGTCTCAATATACGGAGCATTTATGAAAACACAGACAGAGGTGTTTTGAATGCTGTGCAACTATAGTGGATATGAACACACTATTTGCTTGCAATGCCCATATTCATGAAGTCACAGCTACTTAATTTCTAGGCTGTGACAATGTATCAATTGAAATAGTTGTCGGCTTAGGTCTATGAAGATGTGTTCTGTGAAATACTTAAATATACCAGTTTAGGATATTGTTGTCATAATCACCATTATCATCATCATAACTAGTTATTTTTAAGGACATGTTGCTTCTAGCCCCacaaaattgaaaagaaaactaAATCATATTTCCTTCTCTCCAACCCACAGTCTatctccttttctccctttccagttACACAGTTCTCTCTCATTGAGAAGGTATGAGATTTCTTTAAACTCTTTGTCATGCCATCATGGAGAGATGGATTTTATGTAAGACAAAGCTGTAGAAATAAACCAAAGACAAGAAGAAGCTCAAAGATTTGAGAAAGCTATTTTTTCCTCATTAGTGATAGTTACCTCATCAAAAAATCTTGCTTTCATTTAAGATAATTAGAAACACAGAGGTTTAGACGGAATGAAGAAAGCTCTTTACATAGAATTTtcctgacccagaagtggagaaGTAAACTTTCTTCATGGCAATTGTTATATTTATGTACTCCCTTCTTTTCTAGGTCCAAGGtttggtgaaaaaaaaatgtccacaGGGAACTACATGTTTGTCAGCTATTTTGTTCTGTCAGGTGTTTCCAGTGACCCACAGCTCCAGCCTTTCCTTTTTGTGGTGTTTCTACTTATATATGTAGTAACTGTCATAGGGAATGGGGCAATCATGGTGGTGATAATGGCTGCTCCTCACCTTCACACCTCTATGTATTTTCTCCTGTCACATTTATCCTTCCTTGATATCTGCTACACTTCAGTCACTGTCCCAAAGATGCTGCAGAATTTCTTGGTAGAGAAGAAAACCATTTCTTTTGATGGCTGTCTTGCCCAGATGAGCTCGATTCTTCTAGTGTCCTGTACAGAATTGTTCATACTATCAGCGATGGCCTACGATAGATATGCTGCCATCTGTGACCCACTGCGTTATTTGAGAACTATGAATAAGCAAGTCCACATAAGACTGGTGGGTGGCTCATGGCTGGTTAGTATATTATATGCACAGATAAACACAGTTCCCATGTTACATTTACACTTCTGTGGGCCCAAGGAAGTGAACAATTTCAGTTGTGAGCCTCCGTCTTTACTAAAAGTGTCCTGCACAGAGACCTTCATCAGTAAGATGACACTTTTCACTTCAGCTATGATTTTGGGTTTGACCTGCTTCTCCATCACCCTGGTCTCTTACATCTGCATCATCTCCACCATCCTAAGGATACATTCAGCTAAGGGTAGGGGTAAGGCCTTCtctacctgcagctcccacctcagTGTGGATGTTCTGTATTATGGGGCTGGCATGTTTCGATGTCTGAGACCCACTCCAGCCTCTTCAGTCATTCTTGACAGACTCTTCTCTATCCAGTACAGTATCTTAACTCCCATGTTAAATCCTATCATCTACAGCCTCAGAAGCAAGGAAGTGAAGGCAGCTCTGGGGAATATATTGTGGAAAATTAAAGACATGTGAATTTGAAAAGAATGCCATATGTTAATGGAAACTGATGCTTAAAATATTCTGCCAGGTACAAGGGTGGCATGGACATTTAGTCTATAAACCCTGAAGTTCTCCCTTAAGGTTAGGAATGTTTGCATTGTCATTTCAATACAGTGTTTTCTGAAGGTGCTATAGGAGTAGAGATGCATGAAAAGCATGCATTCTGTTGAAGTAacctgtgtcacaacccaaagttgtgattttttgtttgtgttcggcactgctaaattattttcccgctaaattgcagcttctttgcacggtggagttttctgctgcagaagagaaccccggtgcaatgaagaatttcctgccaatttgtagctttctttgcatggcgCATTTCTTTTTGCTTCTAGGAAATGcttggtgcaaagagttcccgccatttgtattcaaattcgagccacattattggttcacattaaattatgcatacgtggtggctagcgattggcttgctagctgtataaagagcttgggtggtttccgcccaagtcggagtgagagagagaaagaaaaaccttcgccttgtgtgaagatctctaagcactgcggatccttacggacccaacgcatttcttaaaaggcaacagcggcctgaccagcctctggcctttccccgtcgctgatagattcctagacgtatcccttcctgtacgaaaAGAGACGAACCCACGGaacttcaacaactccgtgggagagagcgaacttgtcgtaatcttcaaatgaggatttaagcggagctgtgcctggaaaactgtccagcctacaccacgaccatctttggtgtaagtaaacgatctttaaatcaaccactacgcgtccgtgactaattctagctcaccccggtcttctccgaccccgcgtgcccgggctgctggccacagcccgcgtgcgcaaaacgGTCCCGGATTGCTCCCAGCCCACACAACCTGTAGCTGAGAGTTTATAAAACAGTTAAACTTTTCTATTccagtttttatttttcaaagtgaGAATGAGTCTTCAAGCCTTGTGATGAGAATGACTTAGGAAAACTAATTCCAGCTGTAGAGAAAACTACCCCCTGAAATACTCCATATTCTAGAGGCTATTGAATAGAGAACTTTCAAAATGTAGTGTGTTCCCATTGCTTGATTTAATATCTCTGATACAGTCTATAAAGTGTACCTTTACTCTGACTTCTTCCTAGATTGAAACATGATTAATTTCTTCCCTCTCTTACTTTTCAGAATGTTCTATTGGGCAGTAGGGCTATGCGGAacttcagcagccatttcattttggagatgttttggcCTGTTTCAGTACCCAAAATACTGAATTTGAAATGAAACTGAAGGTGCCAAAActctgcaaaacaaaacaaacaaaaccatccaaaatgttttgtgtaTGTTTTGGATGTTAGGGAATGTTTCAGAGGCAGACTTATGGGGAAacaaactcagaagagggaggggaaatgtggggcagagaaggactgctctgatattgacatatGTAGTAGCTGACCAGTGTCTGAattctgtccctgaggtcccttccaatcccagtgctgtgggggagggacagagaaacagCATATAACACTCTGTGTAAAGCCTTTATCTGCCTTTTGTGGCTGTCTCTTGAAGCAcgagcagcagagcacagcatctgAAGTGTCTAGGCTGGTAGCAGTAGGTATTCTGttgctaccaagttgtagccagcCATTAGCCAATCCTTTcttacttacccttgcctaccatCCCTATTGTTAATCCCTTTCAATTATTTCTGCCCCCAAAATCCTGTTATttattcttgttattttttttttcatcccaaacaaaaaagaaagctgtgttttgccTGCCAGTGTGTCATTCCAtctctgtgcaggaaagcacaacacatataaattatacacacactttccagcacaccaaacatgaagcgtgctggaaaggcaagtgccaggtcttctgggagggggcagagggagagctgcaagtccccgTCCCCCACCCCAAACTTAGATACACCCTCTTCCCTAGCAGGCATGAGGTTTCTgttgctagtggcagcaaggaggtagAAAAtgtgtctgcacctgcaccatctcCACTAAAACCAGCAATAATAACCCCTAGCACCACTAACATGACAAGGACCAGCATAatagtctcctccaccccaatttcagttcccagcctgaaccttccagtgccagaggagaagctggatctggaaccaggggagctcagtgccatagctagagaagttctggggaaggaggaggaatctgagtttctgctccacacccctcaaagtttccGTAGAGCTAGGTCTCCTTCTCTGTAAAGCACCATGGAGGAGGTTGAGGCTGagcaggcaagtggctcagctgagtcagctcctcctgtcaTTATGCCTTtgccagctgaggagggggataagacTGGATCCATACCCGCACCAGAAAGCAAGGGGGTAGCATAGTGTGGGATATTTTTGAGGTAGCAGATGATctcacatatgctatctgcctgcactgctgatacaagaccagctggggcaaggatgaAAAACACTTCGGCACCATGGGGATGCTCATGCatatcaggaggcaccacccccttgcctttgATCCTCctaagcctggcaccagtgggagtgtggccAAAGGGAAgcccccctctcactccaaagcccccatcctccAGAAGCAGAGGAAgacctggaccagtgggggaaaggtggaaagAAAGGGGGACACATTCCAAAGGTGAGCaaagtcacccagagcactggggagatgcttgctctggatagccagcccttctccttagctcaggagccagggttcaggtggctcatggtgctcatgacCTCATCATACTACATGCCTGCatgtaccaccttcagcaggacagtcgtgccctccctgtatgaggcaaggagggagtacttgagggaggagctgcacaagtcAGGTCCGTaa
Coding sequences:
- the LOC106738933 gene encoding olfactory receptor 5V1-like; amino-acid sequence: MVVIMAAPHLHTSMYFLLSHLSFLDICYTSVTVPKMLQNFLVEKKTISFDGCLAQMSSILLVSCTELFILSAMAYDRYAAICDPLRYLRTMNKQVHIRLVGGSWLVSILYAQINTVPMLHLHFCGPKEVNNFSCEPPSLLKVSCTETFISKMTLFTSAMILGLTCFSITLVSYICIISTILRIHSAKGRGKAFSTCSSHLSVDVLYYGAGMFRCLRPTPASSVILDRLFSIQYSILTPMLNPIIYSLRSKEVKAALGNILWKIKDM